TTTTGGAGTGACTGGAACAAATATTTCCGATTTTAATCCTACTGCCGTTGTAAGTTTCATTTTATTTTCCTCCTCAACTCATAAATTCTTTTATTTAATTTAAATAGTTTGCATATAGCTGAAGTAAAATTGTACCATCTGTCCAATTTCAAGCTTCTTATCTGTAAATACCCATCTAAGCGGCACAGAAATTACACCAAGTCTTCCTTGAACATTCACTTTTACTGCAGTGTCATTTATCTCCACAATTTTTCCTTTAGTCAATATCGGACTTAACTCAATCATCTCCCCAATACCTCATCCACAATCTCCTGATTTTTTCCAATAACATCCTTGTTCCACTTTCGCTCCGCCGTTTCTATAGGAATACCTGCCATCTTTGTCTTTAACATAAGTATGGCTCTGTCTGCATCCTCCTTTGTAATGGAACTGCACCCTGCAATTTCATTTTCAAATCCATCTTCATCCTTATTAATTTCAACCATGGCATCCATATATTTGTTTCCAACCACAAGCTGCCCCTGATAAGCGCAAAAAGATACTCCCACCACTGGAATTCCTCTCATACCAATCTGTTCAATATGGGATGTAAAATCAATGTGGTTATTCCCAAAACCTTCAGTGGTAATAATGGCACCTTCCACTTCCAAAGTTTCTATGAGTGTTCCAAGCCTTTCTGAAACATAGTTCTTTTCATCATTGACCTGGGGACTTCCCACAAATACAACACCGACCAGATTTAACTCATCATCTTCTGCCAGCCCCTCCACTAAGGGTTCACGGAAATAATGTCTTGTCATTTCCTTGGTTGCAGGTCCAATACAAGTTAAAGCATGAATTGCACCATCCCGCACCTGGTTTGCTGTCATCATAATTGGAAGATTACCGAGATCTACATTCTTCTGGCCTCCCTGTATACCAGCAGGTTCCATAGGACAAAGTACATTATCATGCATAGCCCCCTGCCCCATAATTTCTTTGATTAAAACAATCCTTGGTCTTCCATATTTTTTTATGTCTTTACATACTTTCTCCTTTTCTACAGTCTCTTGAGTGTCCTTAATTATATTTCTAACTTCCTGAATAATTACATCTTCTGCAGAATGTGCTGCAAAAGGACCTCTTCTTTCCATTCCAGTACCACTTTGAACGACCACATGTACACGAATAATAATATCTTCCTCATCCGCACATCCCGGTCTTCCAAATTTCATCTTTTCATCCAGATAACCCTCGGAAGAACCAAACTCATGAATCTGAACACCTTCTTCATCAACACCTGTAAGCATAAATACAACACCATCTAATACATGAGAAATACCCTCACCCAGTTTCCCTTCCACTTTTGTAGAAACTGGACATACATCCATAATGGTTTCTGTAAAGACATGTCTATTATCTGGCGTAATGACATCCATTTTTAACTTCTTTACTAGGGGATCTGCCTCCATAGCCTTATTTATAATATCTTCATCTATAGTTAATACTCCACCTACAAAAGATGTTTTTGAGCCAATTTTTACTTCTTTCACTTTATAATACTTTTTCACTAAAGTTCTTATAACTTTATCTTCTATTGGTACTTTAGGTGATGCTTCCTCCACTGAAACTTGGTTTGTTATGAGATTAGCAGGTATATCCAGCTTTAGGCCTTTCAATTTTTCAATTTCAATATGAATCATCCCATTTTTAATTTCATGTATCTGAAGTTCCTCTGTGCCAACAGGTGTTTTATACTCTGTTTCTGATATTTCATTGATGTCATCCAACATATCTCTAGTAATTGAGGTTAAAGCATCAGCATCTTTTATAAGCGTTTTCCCCAGTACTTCTTCAATGGTAAGTCCATGGTCACTTAATGTCATAAGTCCCGCCTCTATCATATCCTCAAATAATGTTGGATCTTCCAAGTCATGTTCACCTATTACCAGCCCTTTTTTTCTCTGACAGCAAAAAATTGCCGGATCTTTTAAATGCTTTTCCACTATTTCCTTTGTAATTGACATATTTATTTCCCCCTGCCTTATTAATAAAAAGTATTAATCACGAAATATTCAATTTTCGTATCAATTTATGATTTACTGCCCTAAGTGCACCATCAGTACAATGATATACTGGAAGCTTAAGCTTTGGAGCACAAGACATCACTGTATTTGTACAATCACTGCAATTGCTAATTAATATTGCTTTAGCCCCTGTCTTTTTCAAAGCCATAACCTTCTCCACCTGTCCCGGACATATTCCTGGATTTTCACATTTATAACCCTTTTTTGTTTTTTGTGCTTGTTTACAATACTCAACTCCTACAACTTTCGATGTCATATCTTTTGCTATCTGTTTTAATCTTTTTTCATCTGCTCCACAGGCACATACTAAAAGCCCAATTTTATCAGGTCCTTTCAAAAAAGTTTCTGTTACAATAATTCCTCCTGTTGTTTTAATCACCGGAAAATCCACAGATATTCTCTTTCCCGTAAATGGTCCCCCCATTATAATTTCACCATATTCTGGATAACATCCCCCGGCTTTCTCTATCAGTGAACCAACTCTTGTACCAATTGGAACATCCTCAAATACTTGAATTAAATTATCTCGGAGTTTACCTGCCACTGTGATATCTTTGTCTATAAGAGGCTTTTTTTTATCTACCGCTTCATAAATCCTATAAATGGTTTCTGCATTAATCACAATAGCATTTGCTGCAGCAGGAAGCTGCTCAACATTCAAGGTTACATTCTCAACCTGCCTTATAACTGCTCTTTCTTCTCCCATAGGATACATATCTGGAAGCAGATAAATTTGAATCTTATTATCTGATATACATTTTTTCAATACTTCTATAGCCTTTTTATGTTTTCTCTTCATAGCAATTATTCCATATCCTGCATTAACCATTTCCATAACAATGTGTATGCCCCGAATTACTTCTTCAGCCTTTTTCTCTATCATGAGAATATTGTGGGTAAGAATTGGCTCACATTCCGCTGCATTTATTATAACTGTTCCTCCCTGCTTAAATGGCCTTTGAAGCTTTATATAAGTTGGAAATCCCGCCCCGCCTAAGCCCACAATACCCGCCTCTTCTACAAGCTCTAGTGGAGTCTTCCCTTTCAGTTTTACATATTCATAAGTATTGGCATCACATTCCTTTTCAATTTCGATGTATTTGTCCGTTATCCATAGAACTCTGCCATTTATGCTGGAGTGAATATTGCTTCCCACGGCTCCCGAAGTTTTTCCGGCTATAATTTGTCCACGATTTATTCTGTCCCCCATTTCGACCAGGGGTACTGATGGCATTCCCACATGCTGATTCATCAAAAATCTGTAACTTTCCATTTTGTTTCCCCTTTCTCCCTTTGAATTTTTTAATACAAATTATTAAATTGTTAAAATAACTCCTGGTTATTTGTGTTTTTAATCTATTTACACTATAATAATGCATAATGTGTAAATAGTAAAATTACAATTTAAAATACCAGACATCATTTTTTTTCATATCTAATTCATTAATGAAAGGAGAAAATGTTAAATGGATTTAAAAAAATATGAATTACTTGCAGACGTGGCTGAAAGTGGAAATTTTACCACAAGTGGTAATAAGCTTGGTTATACCCAATCTGGAGTAAGCCATATAATAAAGGGCTTGGAGGGGGAAATAGGCTTTCCCTTGTTTATTAGGACAAGACGTGGAGTATTACTTACAGATAATGGCAGACGAATTATTCCCCTTATAAGACAGCTTTTATCAGAAAATTCCCGGCTGGAACAGACAATAAATGCTTTAAAGGGTGTAAACATTGGTTCTATAACCATAGGCACATATTCAAGCATATCTATAAATTGGCTTCCTAAAATCATATATGAATTTCAAAAAAAATTCCCATATATTGACATACATATGAAAGAAGGCGGTATCGACGAAATAGAATTCTGGATTGAAAACAATACAGTGGATTTTGGGTTCTGCAGCCAGAGGAACTCCCAGAAATTTGACTGGATACCCCTCCAGGATGATCCTCTTATGGCTATATTACCAAAAGATTTTCCAATTCCTGAAGATGGATCCTATACAATTTCTAATCTCCATAATCAACCCTTTATCATCTCTGCACTTGGCATTGATTATGATATACATCTTGCATTAACAAAAGCAGGGGTAACCCCAAACATCCGTTTTTCATCAACAGATGACCATGCCATTATCTCTATGGTGGCTAATCATCTTGGTATAAGTATACTTCCAAATCTAATTATTCAGGGGTGGTCAAATCAGGTTATTACCCTGCCACTTAAACCATATTCCTCTAGAAGTTTGGGAATTGGAATAAAATCACTAGAACACATTTCCCCGGCATCTAAAAAATTTATTAAATATGCCAAAAGAATTGTGCAGAGTGAATTTAGCCGGTTATTCTAAATCAATCTGTTTAATTACAATGATTATGACACCGCTGCACCAACAAATTAACATTAGCACAATATCTTTATATAGTTATTGATAAAATAATAGTTGAAGTAATAAATTATTGACAAATTATTAAACAAATGATACTGTGTATAAAAGATTTACAAAAAGGGGGAATATATATGAAAAAATTACTAACAGCATTGTTGACAATAATTTTGATAGGAACATTAGCGGGGTGTGGTAATAGCAATGATTCAAAAAATACTACATCTTCCGCAGACACCTATACCGGTGAACTTCAAGGAGCTTTAAAGGATTATTCATTTAAAATTGGAACTTCAGGTACCTATGCTCCTTTTAGTTATTATGATACAGACGGAAAAACTTTAATAGGATTTGACATGGATTTTCTCAAGGAGCTTCAAAAACTGCTGGGTTTTAAAATTGATGGTACTATACAAGCTATGGATTACAGCCCGCTTACTACCTCTGTTGCAGAAGGAAAACTAGATATTGCTATGGCGGCTCTTTGTGCAACAGATACCAGAAAAAAAGTAATGAACTTTACTGAAACATACTATAATGCTGGAATGACAGTAATTGTCAATAAAGAAACTAGTCCAAAAGAAATAACGGGAATTGACAGCATAAAGAGTGGTAAATATACCGTTGCCGTAGAAAAAGGAACTGCGGGCAACTTGTATGTAACCAGTATCGGTGTACCTTCAAGCAGTCTTCAAATATATGATTCCATTACAACAGCTCATGAAGCACTAGAAATCGGTAAAGTGGACTGTCTGGTTTATGATGCTCCCGGCACAGCATACTACATAGCAAATAAAAAAGATTCAAAACTTAAAATGGTTGGAGAACAGTTTGCACAGGATCAGTCACCATACGCAATTGCAGTTTCCTTTAATGCTTCTAAAAAGAATCCCAAGTTGATGAGTATTTTAAATTCAGCAGTTAAAAAATTAAAAGAAGATGGAACCCTGACTAAGCTTGAGCAGAAATGGTGCAAATAACATAAAGCATACAAAATGTAGATTCATATTCTTCTGACAATTAAATTAATTATTTTAAATATTAACCATTAATAAATTTAAATTGTTCAGAAGAAACCCTTAATATTTTTTGACTCTTACGTTCTCATGTAATTATAACTAACTATTAAAGCAGCTTTTTACTTAATGCTTAAGGAAGGATGATATTATGGATTTGAGTTTTCTAAAAGTGTTGATGCCTATGCTTTTAGAGGGATTTAAAATAACACTGTATATTTCAATATTTGGAATTATTTTTGGATTTTTGCTAGGATGTATCACTGGTTTTGCACTTCAGTGCAAAAATAAAGTTGCAAAAGCTATTGCAAATGTGTATTTATGGATTATTCGTGGTACACCTCTGATTGTTCAAGCTCTGTATGTATACTTTGTTATACCCAAAATTATCGGACACGACATTAAAAGCAATATGGCAGGAATTATAGTAATATCTCTAAATGCAGGCGCATTTATTGCTGAAATAGTGAGAGGCTCTCTGGAGGGAATTGATCCTGGTCAAAAAGAAGCAGGACTGTCACTTGGTCTTACACCTTTTCAGACTCTACGACATATAATTGTTCCACCTGCTTTCTACTCCATGCTGCCTGCTTTATTCAATCAATTTATCATTACAGTTAAAGACACAGCAATACTTTCTGTAATAGTGGTAAATGAAGTAACAAAACAGATTCAAAATTATGCTGCAGTAACTTTTAATACAATACAGGCCTATACAGCAGGTGCACTATTCTATTTGATAATAATTTCCATACTTATTATTGTTCAGAAGCAAATTGAAAGAAGGGTTAAAATATGAATAGTTTGATAAAAGTGAGCAATTTATCTAAAAATTTTGGCGATCTGGAAGTACTTAAAGATATTAATCTGGAGGTTTCAGAAGGTGAAGTTATATGCATTATTGGCCCTTCCGGCTCGGGAAAGAGCACATTGCTTCGATGCATTAACCAACTTGAAATTCAATCTGGTGGAGACATTTATTATGATGGTAAAAATATATGTGAAAAGGGCAGTGATCTTCGAAAATACCGTGAAGAAGTTGGAATGGTATTTCAAAAATTTAATTTGTTCCCTATGAAAAATGTACTGAAAAATATTATGCTTGCTCCTATTTTAACAAAGAAAAAATCAAAACATGAATGTGAAAAGAAAGCAATTGAATTGCTTACCAAAGTAGGACTGGCAGATAAATCAAATGCCATGCCTTCCACTCTATCTGGCGGTCAACAACAACGTGTAGCTATAGCTCGTGCACTGGCAATGGAACCAAAAGTTTTACTTTTTGATGAACCCACTTCTGCACTTGATCCAGAACTTGTGGGAGATGTTCTTAAAGTTATGCGTCAGTTAGCTAATGAGGGCATGACCATGATAGTGGTAACTCACGAAATGGAGTTTGCCAGAGAAGTCTGCGACAGAGTGATTTTCATGGACGATGGATATATTGTGGAAGAAGATAAGCCAGAGGAAATCTTTACAAATCCAAAAAATCAACGTACAAAAACTTTTCTTGCAAGAATAGTGGGGTGATAATGACCATATGGATAAATATTATATAACAATTAACAGACAATTTGGAAGTCTAGGAAGACCAATAGCAAGAGAAATATCTTCCACACTCGGAATTGAGTATTATGATAGAGATATTGTAGAAGCAACATCAAGGAAACTAAATCTTCCCGTATCCACTATAAGCAGAC
This genomic interval from Clostridium kluyveri contains the following:
- a CDS encoding CBO2463/CBO2479 domain-containing protein, translating into MIELSPILTKGKIVEINDTAVKVNVQGRLGVISVPLRWVFTDKKLEIGQMVQFYFSYMQTI
- the prdA gene encoding D-proline reductase (dithiol) proprotein PrdA — protein: MSITKEIVEKHLKDPAIFCCQRKKGLVIGEHDLEDPTLFEDMIEAGLMTLSDHGLTIEEVLGKTLIKDADALTSITRDMLDDINEISETEYKTPVGTEELQIHEIKNGMIHIEIEKLKGLKLDIPANLITNQVSVEEASPKVPIEDKVIRTLVKKYYKVKEVKIGSKTSFVGGVLTIDEDIINKAMEADPLVKKLKMDVITPDNRHVFTETIMDVCPVSTKVEGKLGEGISHVLDGVVFMLTGVDEEGVQIHEFGSSEGYLDEKMKFGRPGCADEEDIIIRVHVVVQSGTGMERRGPFAAHSAEDVIIQEVRNIIKDTQETVEKEKVCKDIKKYGRPRIVLIKEIMGQGAMHDNVLCPMEPAGIQGGQKNVDLGNLPIMMTANQVRDGAIHALTCIGPATKEMTRHYFREPLVEGLAEDDELNLVGVVFVGSPQVNDEKNYVSERLGTLIETLEVEGAIITTEGFGNNHIDFTSHIEQIGMRGIPVVGVSFCAYQGQLVVGNKYMDAMVEINKDEDGFENEIAGCSSITKEDADRAILMLKTKMAGIPIETAERKWNKDVIGKNQEIVDEVLGR
- the prdC gene encoding proline reductase-associated electron transfer protein PrdC; its protein translation is MESYRFLMNQHVGMPSVPLVEMGDRINRGQIIAGKTSGAVGSNIHSSINGRVLWITDKYIEIEKECDANTYEYVKLKGKTPLELVEEAGIVGLGGAGFPTYIKLQRPFKQGGTVIINAAECEPILTHNILMIEKKAEEVIRGIHIVMEMVNAGYGIIAMKRKHKKAIEVLKKCISDNKIQIYLLPDMYPMGEERAVIRQVENVTLNVEQLPAAANAIVINAETIYRIYEAVDKKKPLIDKDITVAGKLRDNLIQVFEDVPIGTRVGSLIEKAGGCYPEYGEIIMGGPFTGKRISVDFPVIKTTGGIIVTETFLKGPDKIGLLVCACGADEKRLKQIAKDMTSKVVGVEYCKQAQKTKKGYKCENPGICPGQVEKVMALKKTGAKAILISNCSDCTNTVMSCAPKLKLPVYHCTDGALRAVNHKLIRKLNIS
- a CDS encoding LysR family transcriptional regulator, producing the protein MDLKKYELLADVAESGNFTTSGNKLGYTQSGVSHIIKGLEGEIGFPLFIRTRRGVLLTDNGRRIIPLIRQLLSENSRLEQTINALKGVNIGSITIGTYSSISINWLPKIIYEFQKKFPYIDIHMKEGGIDEIEFWIENNTVDFGFCSQRNSQKFDWIPLQDDPLMAILPKDFPIPEDGSYTISNLHNQPFIISALGIDYDIHLALTKAGVTPNIRFSSTDDHAIISMVANHLGISILPNLIIQGWSNQVITLPLKPYSSRSLGIGIKSLEHISPASKKFIKYAKRIVQSEFSRLF
- a CDS encoding substrate-binding periplasmic protein; this encodes MKKLLTALLTIILIGTLAGCGNSNDSKNTTSSADTYTGELQGALKDYSFKIGTSGTYAPFSYYDTDGKTLIGFDMDFLKELQKLLGFKIDGTIQAMDYSPLTTSVAEGKLDIAMAALCATDTRKKVMNFTETYYNAGMTVIVNKETSPKEITGIDSIKSGKYTVAVEKGTAGNLYVTSIGVPSSSLQIYDSITTAHEALEIGKVDCLVYDAPGTAYYIANKKDSKLKMVGEQFAQDQSPYAIAVSFNASKKNPKLMSILNSAVKKLKEDGTLTKLEQKWCK
- a CDS encoding amino acid ABC transporter permease — its product is MDLSFLKVLMPMLLEGFKITLYISIFGIIFGFLLGCITGFALQCKNKVAKAIANVYLWIIRGTPLIVQALYVYFVIPKIIGHDIKSNMAGIIVISLNAGAFIAEIVRGSLEGIDPGQKEAGLSLGLTPFQTLRHIIVPPAFYSMLPALFNQFIITVKDTAILSVIVVNEVTKQIQNYAAVTFNTIQAYTAGALFYLIIISILIIVQKQIERRVKI
- a CDS encoding amino acid ABC transporter ATP-binding protein, with amino-acid sequence MIKVSNLSKNFGDLEVLKDINLEVSEGEVICIIGPSGSGKSTLLRCINQLEIQSGGDIYYDGKNICEKGSDLRKYREEVGMVFQKFNLFPMKNVLKNIMLAPILTKKKSKHECEKKAIELLTKVGLADKSNAMPSTLSGGQQQRVAIARALAMEPKVLLFDEPTSALDPELVGDVLKVMRQLANEGMTMIVVTHEMEFAREVCDRVIFMDDGYIVEEDKPEEIFTNPKNQRTKTFLARIVG